The following coding sequences lie in one Oryctolagus cuniculus chromosome 7, mOryCun1.1, whole genome shotgun sequence genomic window:
- the EFNA1 gene encoding ephrin-A1 isoform X1, producing the protein MEFLWAPLLGLCCSLAAADRHTVFWNSSNPKFRDADYTVHVRLSDYLDIICPHYEDNSVADTAMERYTLYLVEHEDYQLCQPRSKDQVRWQCNQPNAKHGPEKLSEKFQRFTPFTLGKEFKEGHSYYYISKPIHHQEDQCLRLKVTVNGKITHSPQAHANPQEKRLPADDPEVQVLHSIGHSAAPRLFPLAWAVLLLPLLLLQTH; encoded by the exons ATGGAGTTCCTCTGGGCCCCACTCCTGGGTTTGTGCTGCAGTCTGGCCGCTGCGGACCGCCACACCGTCTTCTGGAACAGTTCCAATCCCAA GTTCCGGGATGCGGACTACACCGTGCACGTGCGCCTGAGTGACTACCTGGACATCATCTGTCCGCATTACGAGGACAACTCCGTGGCAGACACCGCCATGGAGCGGTACACACTGTACCTGGTGGAGCATGAGGACTATCAGTTGTGCCAGCCCCGCTCCAAGGACCAAGTCCGCTGGCAGTGCAATCAGCCCAATGCCAAGCACGGCCCAGAGAAGCTGTCTGAGAAGTTCCAGCGCTTCACACCTTTCACGCTGGGCAAGGAGTTCAAAGAAGGACACAGCTACTACTACATCT CGAAACCCATTCACCACCAAGAAGACCAGTGCTTGAGGCTGAAGGTGACCGTCAATGGCAAAATCA CTCACAGTCCTCAGGCCCACGCCAATCCACAGGAGAAGAGACTCCCAGCAG ATGACCCAGAGGTGCAGGTTCTACATAGCATCGGTCACAGCGCTGCCCCCCGCCTCTTCCCACTTgcctgggctgtgctgctcctgccACTTCTGCTGCTGCAAACCCACTGA
- the EFNA1 gene encoding ephrin-A1 isoform X2 translates to MLPPGWQCPPQTGSPSLQRFRDADYTVHVRLSDYLDIICPHYEDNSVADTAMERYTLYLVEHEDYQLCQPRSKDQVRWQCNQPNAKHGPEKLSEKFQRFTPFTLGKEFKEGHSYYYISKPIHHQEDQCLRLKVTVNGKITHSPQAHANPQEKRLPADDPEVQVLHSIGHSAAPRLFPLAWAVLLLPLLLLQTH, encoded by the exons ATGCTGCCTCCAGGCTGGCAGTGCCCCCCGCAGAcgggcagcccctccctccagcg GTTCCGGGATGCGGACTACACCGTGCACGTGCGCCTGAGTGACTACCTGGACATCATCTGTCCGCATTACGAGGACAACTCCGTGGCAGACACCGCCATGGAGCGGTACACACTGTACCTGGTGGAGCATGAGGACTATCAGTTGTGCCAGCCCCGCTCCAAGGACCAAGTCCGCTGGCAGTGCAATCAGCCCAATGCCAAGCACGGCCCAGAGAAGCTGTCTGAGAAGTTCCAGCGCTTCACACCTTTCACGCTGGGCAAGGAGTTCAAAGAAGGACACAGCTACTACTACATCT CGAAACCCATTCACCACCAAGAAGACCAGTGCTTGAGGCTGAAGGTGACCGTCAATGGCAAAATCA CTCACAGTCCTCAGGCCCACGCCAATCCACAGGAGAAGAGACTCCCAGCAG ATGACCCAGAGGTGCAGGTTCTACATAGCATCGGTCACAGCGCTGCCCCCCGCCTCTTCCCACTTgcctgggctgtgctgctcctgccACTTCTGCTGCTGCAAACCCACTGA